One Sinorhizobium sp. BG8 DNA window includes the following coding sequences:
- a CDS encoding acyltransferase translates to MIASSVTLDPGVVIHHPDLVNLYGCTIGEGTRIGTFVEIQKNAAIARNCKISSHTFICEGVTIEDGVFVGHGVMFTNDVYPRAVNPDGSLQSDADWEVVPIRVKRFASIGSNATILPGVTIGEGAQVGAGAVVTKDVPSHAIVAGVPARIIGRVKDAPVEVLSAGGM, encoded by the coding sequence ATGATTGCATCTAGCGTCACGTTGGATCCCGGTGTGGTCATCCACCATCCGGATCTGGTCAATCTCTATGGCTGCACGATCGGCGAGGGAACACGCATCGGGACGTTCGTCGAGATACAGAAGAACGCGGCGATCGCCCGCAACTGCAAGATCTCGAGCCATACCTTCATCTGCGAGGGCGTTACGATCGAGGACGGCGTCTTCGTCGGCCACGGCGTCATGTTCACCAACGATGTTTACCCGCGCGCCGTCAATCCGGACGGCAGCCTCCAGTCGGACGCCGACTGGGAGGTCGTGCCCATCCGTGTCAAGCGCTTCGCCTCGATCGGCAGCAACGCAACGATCCTGCCAGGCGTGACGATCGGCGAGGGCGCTCAGGTCGGCGCCGGAGCGGTCGTGACAAAGGATGTTCCAAGTCATGCAATCGTCGCCGGCGTGCCGGCCAGGATCATCGGGCGCGTCAAGGACGCCCCGGTCGAAGTCCTTTCCGCCGGAGGTATGTGA